A genomic window from Candidatus Methylacidiphilum fumarolicum includes:
- the trpS gene encoding tryptophan--tRNA ligase translates to MMRRVLSGIQPSGFLHIGNYFGMIKRAIEWQDKAQTLYFIADYHALTSIKDPQHLSQYVRKIAMAFLACGLDPAKSIFFRQSAIPEVHELAWILSSITPFGLLERSHSFKDKVSKGLSPTVALFSYPVLMTADILLYQSEIIPVGQDQKQHLEIARDIAKKFNNTFGEVFRIPEPDIQEEVAIIPGIDGQKMSKSYNNTLEIFGDLEEFKRRVMSIKTDSTPIESPKPTKGSILVALYKLVATESEYQEFITSMGKGGYGYAYYKKLLLEKLLAYFQPIRERYKELEEKPGYVEEVLADGAYKARMIAQETLTKARRAVGLLD, encoded by the coding sequence ATGATGAGACGGGTACTTTCTGGAATTCAACCCTCTGGTTTTCTGCATATTGGAAATTATTTTGGAATGATTAAGAGGGCAATAGAATGGCAAGACAAAGCCCAAACTCTTTATTTTATAGCTGACTATCATGCGTTGACGTCCATCAAAGATCCTCAACACCTCTCCCAATATGTTAGAAAAATAGCCATGGCCTTTCTGGCATGTGGTCTTGATCCGGCAAAGTCTATATTTTTTAGGCAAAGCGCCATACCTGAAGTCCACGAGCTTGCCTGGATCCTTTCTTCCATCACCCCTTTTGGATTATTGGAAAGATCACACAGTTTCAAAGATAAAGTCTCCAAGGGCCTTTCCCCCACTGTGGCTCTTTTTTCTTATCCAGTGCTTATGACAGCGGATATCCTACTATATCAGTCCGAAATCATTCCGGTGGGACAAGATCAAAAACAGCACCTCGAAATCGCCCGGGACATAGCCAAAAAATTCAACAATACCTTTGGCGAGGTCTTCCGAATCCCAGAGCCAGACATACAGGAGGAAGTAGCTATTATCCCTGGGATAGATGGACAGAAAATGTCCAAATCTTACAATAACACTCTTGAAATTTTTGGAGATCTCGAAGAATTTAAACGAAGGGTCATGAGCATTAAAACAGATTCCACCCCCATCGAATCTCCCAAGCCAACTAAAGGATCCATCCTTGTAGCTCTTTATAAGCTCGTAGCCACTGAATCAGAATACCAGGAGTTTATTACAAGCATGGGTAAAGGTGGGTATGGATATGCCTATTATAAAAAGCTGCTCCTTGAAAAACTCCTTGCCTATTTTCAACCTATTCGAGAAAGGTACAAAGAGTTAGAAGAAAAACCAGGCTATGTTGAGGAAGTCCTTGCTGATGGAGCCTATAAAGCAAGAATGATTGCTCAAGAAACATTAACAAAAGCAAGACGTGCGGTCGGACTGCTCGATTAA
- a CDS encoding chorismate mutase: MGIDIFRTQLEKIDNRILKFLNLRMKLAQEIGEKKKSCGYPILDTYREDRYLKNLKAINRGPLRDNNLEGIYREIFSSSRSQQGGVKIGCPESHFLSCLLASLFRFGSSSIFVPISMHYTQARDGKEPEVDIIVISIPFLLKKLQEDRSFLVSFLPSFSLGGEIDLSPIVSSQSVDNPYFFFQKHAIPKENADSVNTVFLLGGMLPHETLLWIESQKGKVLYSNVDAKNPKNSFYLCKKTAKEPDKESIEYLWEKFTDNKGWIILIGSYPV; encoded by the coding sequence ATGGGTATAGACATTTTTCGAACTCAATTAGAAAAGATCGACAATAGGATTCTGAAGTTTCTAAATCTACGGATGAAACTTGCTCAGGAGATTGGAGAAAAAAAAAAGTCCTGCGGATATCCCATTCTTGATACCTATAGGGAAGATAGGTATCTAAAAAATCTGAAAGCCATCAACCGAGGACCATTACGGGATAATAATCTTGAAGGAATTTACCGAGAAATCTTTTCTTCTTCACGCAGTCAGCAAGGGGGGGTAAAAATTGGCTGTCCAGAAAGCCATTTTCTTTCTTGTCTCCTTGCTTCCCTATTTAGATTTGGTTCGAGTAGTATTTTTGTCCCTATTTCGATGCACTATACACAAGCAAGGGACGGGAAAGAGCCAGAGGTAGACATAATCGTAATTTCGATCCCTTTTCTACTAAAAAAGCTCCAAGAAGATCGGTCCTTTCTTGTTTCCTTTCTTCCCTCTTTTTCGCTAGGGGGAGAAATCGACCTTTCTCCTATTGTCTCTTCTCAGTCGGTTGATAATCCATATTTCTTTTTCCAAAAACATGCGATTCCAAAAGAAAATGCTGATTCAGTAAATACGGTCTTTCTTCTTGGGGGCATGTTACCCCATGAAACTTTACTGTGGATAGAGAGTCAAAAAGGAAAAGTTCTTTACAGCAATGTGGATGCTAAAAATCCGAAGAATTCTTTTTATCTTTGTAAAAAAACGGCAAAAGAACCAGACAAGGAAAGTATCGAATATTTATGGGAAAAATTTACAGACAATAAAGGCTGGATAATTTTGATAGGCAGCTATCCTGTGTAA
- a CDS encoding coiled-coil domain-containing protein: MDFEELPKNADRYYFSSPAKGKLNDAHSQPKGLSPRKVGPRNLLPPHLSIQNKKHPPPRKLGFAPNSHPPTEASTTASTTASATGKISFPSHTNHSSFSSTFPKFPKETNNKRQSPPDFLLDRETRKVHAPPKYAASKPLSPDKSNKEITKPSTFSSRRKWIGILLRIFLYIGILAAGVGAYYSLRETRIEGWVAVKDITLPNEIYLVYDFSGDIKALRDNYLTTISPCQEDIQNKKENLKKARTDITALNERLRLLKQQEHVAETEIQIVAKEYQEKADHIWKNEGVLLDQEYDKKLAELEDRFKERAQQLGINFTISSAEARSPEAWVNAYNLALYNPPPEIDPVKERQWAEEELKKWHTFEKENEAKREELKRMTKEIQSEVGPKIQALREQILRLQSRIKDSELELTPLEQEYANNERELLEAEETERKIKERFLKDLEKIPNNSIREKIPLSKDGHFEWRRLDQNPKIPPGRYFLWIAIKKEGKVWWSLFSFPVNAFSLTEIVVLPESFIPIDSLL, translated from the coding sequence ATGGATTTTGAAGAGTTACCCAAAAACGCGGATAGGTACTATTTCAGTTCTCCAGCTAAGGGGAAACTCAATGATGCTCACAGTCAACCCAAAGGCCTTTCTCCAAGAAAAGTGGGTCCAAGAAATCTTCTCCCTCCCCATCTCTCTATTCAAAATAAAAAACATCCTCCTCCAAGAAAACTAGGCTTTGCTCCTAACAGTCATCCTCCTACTGAAGCTTCCACTACAGCTTCCACAACGGCTTCTGCGACAGGAAAAATCTCTTTTCCTTCCCATACTAACCATTCTAGCTTTTCATCGACGTTCCCTAAATTTCCCAAAGAAACAAACAATAAAAGACAAAGCCCCCCTGATTTTCTCTTAGACCGGGAAACAAGAAAGGTTCATGCCCCTCCTAAATATGCTGCTTCAAAACCCCTAAGCCCTGATAAATCTAATAAGGAAATAACTAAGCCATCTACTTTTTCATCGCGAAGAAAGTGGATTGGCATTCTTTTGCGGATCTTTCTCTATATTGGGATTTTGGCTGCTGGCGTAGGGGCGTATTACTCCTTGAGAGAAACCCGAATCGAAGGATGGGTAGCAGTCAAAGACATCACCTTACCCAATGAAATCTATCTTGTTTATGACTTTTCTGGAGACATCAAAGCCTTAAGAGACAATTACCTCACGACTATTAGCCCATGCCAGGAAGACATCCAGAATAAAAAGGAAAATCTAAAAAAAGCAAGAACGGACATCACTGCCCTGAATGAAAGACTTAGGCTATTAAAGCAGCAGGAGCATGTAGCCGAAACAGAAATTCAAATTGTCGCTAAAGAGTATCAAGAGAAAGCCGATCATATTTGGAAGAACGAAGGCGTGCTACTCGACCAAGAATATGATAAAAAACTGGCTGAATTAGAAGACCGTTTCAAAGAAAGAGCTCAGCAATTGGGAATCAATTTTACTATTTCCTCTGCGGAGGCACGCTCTCCGGAAGCTTGGGTTAATGCCTATAATCTTGCCTTATATAATCCCCCCCCTGAAATAGACCCTGTCAAAGAACGCCAATGGGCCGAAGAGGAACTTAAAAAATGGCATACTTTTGAAAAAGAAAACGAGGCTAAACGAGAAGAACTAAAAAGAATGACCAAAGAAATTCAATCTGAAGTTGGACCAAAGATTCAAGCATTGCGGGAACAGATACTCCGTCTCCAATCCAGAATTAAGGACAGCGAATTGGAGCTAACTCCACTAGAACAAGAATATGCTAACAACGAGAGGGAACTTTTAGAGGCCGAAGAGACGGAAAGAAAAATAAAAGAGCGTTTCTTGAAGGATCTAGAAAAAATACCAAACAATAGCATCAGAGAAAAAATTCCGCTCAGTAAGGATGGCCACTTTGAATGGAGAAGATTAGATCAAAATCCAAAAATTCCTCCAGGCCGCTATTTTCTGTGGATAGCCATCAAAAAGGAAGGAAAAGTATGGTGGTCTCTCTTTTCTTTTCCAGTCAATGCTTTTTCTCTTACAGAAATTGTTGTCCTTCCTGAAAGCTTCATTCCTATTGATTCCCTTTTATAA
- a CDS encoding type I 3-dehydroquinate dehydratase yields the protein MNQPFFPIQKPLIIVGTISTSYGVKAAYSNHLPIDLIEYRLDSILLELDFEEGIVALQRSLQERSLPVLLTIRSKKEGGMLELSDCERSELFEKFFPYVDCVDLEWQEYSKISTIYSLYKNGGKKIILSIHSLSEFIDLNKLIASLPDIKLLDPDFVKVAVRIENLGQLKQLTELFFSYPKIPWSLMGIGEFSHLSRIVLSALGSRLVYGYIDKPAALGQPSVLDLKENFQRLGIIAKNQSLPQAL from the coding sequence ATGAATCAACCTTTCTTTCCAATTCAAAAACCTTTGATTATTGTCGGAACCATATCTACCTCTTATGGAGTGAAAGCTGCCTATTCCAATCATCTTCCCATTGATCTTATTGAATACCGACTGGACTCCATACTTCTAGAATTGGATTTCGAAGAAGGAATCGTTGCATTGCAAAGATCCCTTCAAGAGCGTTCTCTACCTGTTTTGCTTACGATTAGATCTAAAAAAGAAGGGGGGATGCTCGAACTCTCTGATTGTGAAAGGAGCGAACTGTTTGAAAAATTTTTTCCTTATGTCGATTGCGTGGATTTGGAGTGGCAAGAATACTCAAAGATCTCTACAATTTATTCGCTTTATAAAAATGGAGGGAAAAAAATTATCCTCTCCATTCATTCTTTGTCTGAGTTTATAGATTTGAACAAGCTCATTGCTTCTCTTCCAGACATAAAATTACTCGATCCTGATTTTGTAAAGGTTGCTGTAAGAATAGAGAACCTCGGGCAACTCAAGCAGTTGACAGAACTTTTCTTTTCTTATCCTAAAATTCCGTGGTCGTTAATGGGTATTGGCGAATTTTCCCATCTTTCAAGAATTGTTTTATCAGCCTTAGGATCTCGACTTGTCTACGGGTATATTGATAAACCTGCTGCCCTTGGGCAACCTTCCGTTTTAGATTTAAAAGAGAATTTTCAAAGATTAGGAATCATTGCTAAAAATCAATCACTTCCCCAGGCCCTTTAG
- a CDS encoding rod shape-determining protein, whose product MNLNQNSIHPSTEVVSKNSPRLLEGGKRFQQKTFSIIRSFSSIFSNDIGIDLGTANTLVYIRGKGIVMREPTVVAVYQGTKNVLAVGEEAKRMLGRTPGNITAVRPLKDGVITDFHLTESMLKAFIHKVQSHFHLRRPRVVVAVPSGITEVERRAVQESAKHAGAREVFLVEEPMAAAIGVGLPVHEASGNMIIDIGGGTTEVAIISLSGIVYSRSVRVAGDEMDEAIVNYLRRAYNLMIGERTAEEIKIKIGSAYPLEKETIMEVRGRDLVAGLPKTLTITSQEVREAMMDPISVIVESVRVTLERCPPELSADLVERGIVLAGGGALLRGIDRLLAEETALPVYIAEDPLSAVAEGTGKILEEYQYLHRIAKSAMI is encoded by the coding sequence ATGAATCTAAATCAGAATTCTATTCATCCATCTACCGAAGTGGTTTCTAAAAATTCTCCTCGTTTATTGGAGGGAGGCAAACGCTTCCAACAAAAGACTTTTTCAATTATTCGATCCTTTTCTTCTATTTTTAGTAACGACATTGGCATTGATTTAGGCACCGCCAATACCCTTGTGTATATCCGTGGCAAAGGGATCGTCATGAGGGAGCCAACGGTCGTGGCTGTCTATCAAGGGACAAAAAATGTCCTAGCGGTTGGAGAAGAAGCCAAAAGAATGCTTGGCAGAACGCCTGGAAACATAACAGCTGTACGGCCACTCAAAGATGGAGTCATTACTGATTTCCATCTGACAGAGTCGATGCTCAAGGCGTTTATTCATAAAGTACAATCGCATTTTCATCTTCGCAGACCAAGAGTTGTAGTGGCTGTTCCAAGTGGCATTACAGAAGTAGAAAGAAGGGCTGTTCAAGAGTCTGCCAAGCATGCCGGGGCCCGGGAAGTGTTTTTGGTTGAAGAGCCAATGGCTGCCGCCATTGGGGTTGGACTCCCCGTACATGAAGCTTCAGGCAACATGATCATCGATATTGGAGGGGGAACCACAGAAGTTGCGATCATATCCCTTTCTGGAATTGTTTACAGCCGAAGTGTTCGGGTGGCCGGAGATGAAATGGATGAGGCCATCGTCAACTATTTGCGAAGAGCCTACAATCTTATGATTGGAGAAAGAACCGCTGAAGAAATCAAAATTAAAATCGGTTCAGCTTACCCTCTAGAGAAAGAAACAATAATGGAGGTAAGAGGAAGGGATTTAGTAGCAGGTCTCCCAAAGACATTAACGATAACTTCTCAAGAGGTAAGAGAAGCTATGATGGATCCAATATCGGTCATTGTGGAATCGGTACGGGTGACTCTAGAAAGATGTCCTCCTGAACTATCTGCAGACCTGGTGGAACGTGGCATAGTTCTTGCTGGAGGAGGGGCTCTTTTACGGGGGATTGATAGGCTTTTGGCTGAAGAAACCGCTTTGCCTGTATATATCGCTGAAGACCCGCTGAGCGCTGTTGCAGAAGGGACTGGTAAAATACTTGAAGAATATCAATATCTTCATAGAATCGCCAAATCGGCAATGATTTAA
- the mreC gene encoding rod shape-determining protein MreC has translation MRKTTVEKDDSSLFEEKEQNAFSKIAYHRAGIFIFLGALFLVFIGLVLPKPWQQTIHKYGLELFSPVIWIWDKTVKTIDDYTSSLKTLDQVQLELKELKAKNAQLAMENSYLTHLRQENERLKEMLSFRHASRYRLLACRVISRDPTNWWNDLLIDVGWADDNELYSDLPVVTPRGVVGKTGIVARHTTEVILLTNENCKISAMTEVSKDQGLVVGAGTNGENKPYSRMIYLPRNSQVGVGERVLTSGLGGVFPPGLYIGSVIQLEPLDASHNFGLYREVILDTGVDLTQLNEMFVILVGKRE, from the coding sequence ATGCGAAAAACTACCGTAGAAAAAGACGACTCCTCACTGTTTGAGGAAAAAGAACAAAATGCTTTTTCTAAAATAGCTTATCATCGGGCAGGGATCTTCATATTTTTAGGAGCTCTTTTTCTTGTATTTATTGGGTTGGTTCTACCCAAACCATGGCAACAAACCATTCATAAATATGGATTGGAACTATTTTCTCCTGTGATTTGGATATGGGATAAAACAGTCAAGACTATCGATGACTATACATCCAGTCTCAAGACACTCGATCAAGTACAGTTAGAACTCAAAGAGCTGAAAGCCAAAAATGCGCAACTAGCCATGGAAAACAGCTACCTGACCCATTTACGTCAGGAAAACGAAAGATTAAAAGAAATGCTTTCCTTTCGCCATGCTTCTAGATATAGACTTCTAGCCTGTCGCGTCATCAGTCGGGATCCAACCAATTGGTGGAATGATCTTTTGATAGATGTCGGTTGGGCTGACGACAACGAGCTTTATTCTGATTTGCCAGTAGTCACTCCTCGTGGGGTGGTAGGGAAAACTGGTATTGTGGCAAGGCACACCACCGAAGTCATCCTGCTGACTAACGAGAATTGTAAAATTTCGGCGATGACAGAAGTATCTAAAGATCAGGGTCTTGTAGTAGGGGCAGGGACAAACGGAGAAAATAAACCATATTCTCGGATGATCTATCTCCCAAGGAATAGTCAGGTAGGAGTTGGAGAAAGAGTTTTAACCAGTGGCTTAGGCGGCGTTTTCCCACCAGGCCTATACATTGGAAGCGTCATTCAGCTGGAACCCCTCGATGCATCTCATAATTTTGGACTCTACCGGGAGGTCATCCTCGATACCGGGGTAGATCTCACACAACTTAATGAGATGTTTGTAATCCTCGTTGGGAAAAGGGAATAG
- the mrdA gene encoding penicillin-binding protein 2, translating to MTSTPPGIRHSVRLRIALLALAVIIAMGILLTRLWILQIYEGKAYASKLRNQTTISLHLAGARGPILDKNGVGLAENRAMFEIDLYLDELVRDFPRRHKGKTPRIEVQRMMGGNVVLRKEPDIYKIVMTDLSPILKALRLAVKLDPKELQRHYFTSPSVPYSLRTDLDYATVARFEEQNLGVPGIDIAVKPIRYYNYGALASHVIGYVAAPDDKEKVSPDGIALDMVGKWGIERYMDGQLQGKPGGRILKVNYRGYIVNEESYIPPQLGDCVYLSLDTRIQYIVETALRSVGRGAAVVVDPNTGDILAMCSVPNFDPNDFIPKISQENWQKLTTDPTNPLVNRAISSYPPGSTFKLLISLAALKSGAITPKTVINSPAAIDIGGHLFHDWTKTGRGNITLYDGIRYSCNTFFYQVGIRTGIQNIEQMANVAGFGQLTGIPLPGESPGIVPGPEWMKQKYPMERWSTAHTANVSIGQGFLQVTPLQMALFVAAIANGGTLFYPRIVQGVSNNKGEIKIAVPSRVHSQLDVNPQDLEAVKSAMLGVVEEGTGANAKIEGIKVAGKTGSAQATKKLNNKLYKDTRAWFVGFAPYESPRYAFCILVEGGISGGATAAPIAKKILEGIFDIEKGHNPTLTYLKPAIGNFNGLTEFTKEQSGSSQPKPPPDNQSGQNDDDD from the coding sequence ATGACAAGTACTCCTCCAGGTATACGCCATTCCGTTCGACTGCGGATTGCCCTGCTTGCTCTTGCTGTCATTATCGCTATGGGAATCCTTTTAACTAGATTATGGATTCTACAGATCTACGAAGGAAAAGCCTATGCTTCTAAACTAAGGAATCAAACGACAATCTCCCTGCATCTTGCAGGAGCCAGAGGACCTATCTTGGATAAAAATGGCGTTGGACTAGCTGAAAATAGAGCGATGTTTGAAATCGATCTTTATTTAGACGAGCTTGTCCGAGATTTTCCAAGAAGACACAAGGGAAAAACGCCAAGGATTGAAGTACAAAGAATGATGGGAGGAAATGTGGTCCTCAGAAAAGAACCAGACATTTACAAAATCGTCATGACAGACTTGTCCCCCATTCTCAAAGCTCTGCGGTTAGCTGTAAAACTGGATCCCAAAGAACTTCAAAGGCATTATTTTACTAGCCCTTCGGTTCCATATTCATTAAGAACAGACCTAGATTATGCAACAGTCGCTCGATTTGAAGAACAAAACTTAGGAGTTCCGGGCATAGATATCGCTGTCAAACCTATTAGGTATTATAATTATGGAGCCTTAGCATCGCATGTTATAGGCTATGTTGCTGCTCCGGATGATAAAGAAAAGGTATCCCCTGATGGGATCGCTCTGGATATGGTGGGGAAGTGGGGTATTGAACGGTATATGGATGGCCAGCTTCAGGGTAAACCAGGAGGAAGAATCCTCAAAGTTAATTACCGTGGCTATATCGTCAATGAAGAAAGTTATATCCCCCCCCAATTAGGAGATTGCGTGTATTTAAGCCTAGATACGAGGATCCAGTATATCGTTGAGACCGCGCTTCGTTCTGTCGGCAGAGGGGCTGCTGTGGTGGTAGATCCCAACACTGGGGATATTCTAGCGATGTGCTCTGTCCCGAATTTTGATCCCAATGACTTCATTCCAAAAATATCCCAAGAAAACTGGCAAAAGCTAACAACAGACCCTACCAATCCTCTGGTGAATAGAGCTATTTCTTCCTATCCTCCCGGTTCCACTTTCAAACTTCTCATTTCCCTAGCTGCGTTGAAATCGGGAGCTATCACCCCTAAAACAGTGATCAATTCCCCCGCGGCAATAGATATCGGCGGGCATTTGTTTCATGATTGGACGAAAACCGGTCGGGGGAATATCACTCTTTATGATGGTATCCGTTATTCATGTAATACCTTTTTTTATCAAGTGGGTATAAGAACAGGGATTCAAAACATAGAACAAATGGCTAATGTAGCGGGCTTTGGACAGCTTACAGGCATTCCTTTACCAGGGGAATCCCCAGGAATCGTTCCTGGTCCAGAGTGGATGAAACAGAAATATCCCATGGAAAGATGGTCTACCGCGCATACCGCCAATGTTTCTATTGGCCAAGGCTTCTTGCAAGTGACTCCACTCCAGATGGCCCTTTTTGTAGCTGCTATTGCCAACGGTGGAACCCTTTTCTATCCAAGAATCGTTCAAGGCGTTTCTAATAACAAAGGAGAAATTAAGATTGCAGTGCCTTCACGGGTTCACTCCCAGCTTGACGTCAATCCACAAGATTTAGAAGCGGTTAAATCGGCAATGCTTGGGGTGGTGGAAGAAGGCACAGGAGCCAACGCAAAGATCGAAGGCATCAAAGTAGCTGGGAAAACCGGTTCTGCCCAAGCGACTAAAAAATTAAACAACAAACTTTACAAAGACACTCGAGCTTGGTTTGTAGGCTTTGCTCCTTATGAATCTCCACGTTATGCTTTCTGTATTCTTGTAGAAGGAGGAATCAGCGGGGGAGCCACAGCCGCTCCTATTGCAAAAAAAATTCTCGAAGGCATATTTGACATTGAAAAAGGACATAATCCTACTTTAACTTATTTGAAACCAGCTATTGGTAATTTCAATGGACTTACCGAGTTTACCAAAGAGCAATCTGGTTCTTCTCAGCCAAAGCCCCCTCCTGACAATCAGTCAGGACAAAACGATGATGATGATTGA
- the rodA gene encoding rod shape-determining protein RodA, with the protein MENTSYNNENSLKKKEKEFGFFDKFFKFDWFLFLIVLALSFFGIAVIYSATYSSPSAEFRNAPFSQFLWLMLGLVIFFIVSFTDYHFLVKWSWILLLLTIPLLVLVLLIGQTVNGAKSWLRFGPIGIEPAELCKLAFILFGSFWLDRFKHRPTISFLTLCFVVLIPFVLILKQPALGSAGVFIPILFAQLFIGGLKKRYLAIPLILILAVLLYAYIGVSHLGWDIPGLKPYQMNRIRTFFDPNLDPLGSGWTINQSLIAIGSGSFSGKGFLKGTQNMLGFLPKNIAYNDFIFSVIGEEWGFIGGSAVIIGEGIMLLLCLRAAFYAKDLVGSLVAGGVAAMLFTHIFVNIGMTIKVVPITGIPLPFISYGGTFLIICLIGLGLVESIWIRRNLK; encoded by the coding sequence ATGGAAAACACCTCCTACAATAACGAAAACTCTCTAAAGAAGAAAGAAAAAGAATTTGGCTTTTTTGACAAGTTTTTCAAATTCGATTGGTTTTTGTTTCTCATTGTCCTGGCTCTGTCGTTTTTCGGCATAGCCGTCATATATAGCGCTACCTATTCAAGTCCTAGCGCTGAATTTCGCAATGCCCCCTTTTCTCAATTTCTCTGGCTTATGTTGGGTTTGGTGATTTTTTTTATCGTTTCGTTCACCGATTATCATTTTTTAGTCAAATGGAGCTGGATTCTTCTTTTGTTAACTATTCCTCTGTTGGTTCTTGTGCTATTGATTGGACAAACAGTCAATGGAGCCAAAAGCTGGCTTAGATTTGGTCCTATAGGCATAGAACCTGCCGAATTGTGCAAACTGGCTTTTATCCTTTTTGGAAGCTTCTGGCTCGATAGATTCAAGCATCGGCCTACAATTTCCTTTCTTACTTTATGTTTTGTAGTACTTATTCCTTTTGTGCTCATTTTAAAACAACCCGCCCTTGGTTCGGCAGGTGTTTTCATTCCCATTCTTTTTGCCCAGCTATTTATAGGTGGGCTCAAAAAAAGATATCTTGCCATTCCTTTAATATTGATTCTGGCCGTCCTCTTATACGCCTATATAGGTGTTTCGCATCTTGGATGGGATATTCCAGGATTAAAACCTTATCAAATGAACCGGATCAGAACTTTTTTTGATCCGAATCTAGATCCCCTAGGCTCTGGCTGGACAATCAATCAATCCTTGATTGCCATAGGGTCTGGAAGTTTTTCAGGCAAAGGGTTCCTTAAAGGCACACAAAACATGCTTGGTTTCCTTCCTAAAAATATTGCTTATAATGATTTTATATTTTCAGTCATAGGAGAAGAATGGGGATTTATTGGAGGAAGTGCTGTTATAATAGGAGAAGGCATCATGCTTTTGTTATGCTTGCGAGCCGCCTTTTATGCTAAAGATTTAGTGGGTTCGCTGGTAGCGGGAGGGGTAGCCGCTATGCTCTTTACTCATATTTTTGTTAACATTGGAATGACTATAAAAGTTGTCCCCATTACAGGAATCCCCTTGCCTTTTATCAGTTATGGAGGAACTTTTTTAATTATTTGTTTAATAGGACTTGGTCTTGTAGAAAGTATATGGATTCGACGCAACTTAAAGTAA